A genome region from Eremothecium gossypii ATCC 10895 chromosome VII, complete sequence includes the following:
- the FKS3 gene encoding putative 1,3-beta-D-glucan synthase (Syntenic homolog of Saccharomyces cerevisiae YMR306W (FKS3)) — translation MNFQNPSPALSQTDLQYPAWCQDDQVPVTKSELKDIFDDLARKFGFQQSSKENMYHHLLTQLDSRASRTTAQAALISLHASYIGGDCANYKKWYFAAQLNLDEEIGFSNMRLQGKSHKRNKRIAKEKGISIKEQQRLWKERQEEFMKNHPKIVMTPGERDDDSSFKAADFKWKLRMRDLTPAQMARQLALYLLVWGEANQLRFTPECLCFIFKCAYDYDTRVLEAGSKVPDKQEFAYLNDIVTPIYRFLRNQIYEVGLRGKLLRRDNDHKDIIGYDDVNQLFWYPEGIERIVLKNGDRLVDKSAEERYEYLREVAWDKVFYKTYRESRSWMHCATNFNRIWIIHFATFWFFTSFNAPTLYTKNYIQLLNNQPTMQSRFSAIALGGAVTCLVQIVATLFEWTFVPREWPGAQHLSRRMLGLIICFVINFGPSVYVFGFFDLDEHSRSAYVISIVQFVIALTTTFFFAMRPLGGLFTSYLQRGKHKRRYVSSQTFTASFPKLTGRSKWFSRGLWICVFVAKFLESYFFLTLSLRDPIRVLSILDMSRCRGDRLLRDFLCRWQPSITLFLMLLTDLVLFFLDTYLWYIICNCIFSIMLSFSLGTSILTPWKNIYSRLPKRIYTKILATSEMDIKYKPKILISQVWNAIVISMYREHLLSIDHVQKLLYQQVDSIYQDKRTLKSPTFFLAQDDSTFKSMEFFPRNSEAQRRLSFFAQSLSTPIIDPIPVECMPTFTVLIPHYAEKLMLKLKEIIKEESPKSRITLLEYLKHLHPTEWECFVHDTKLLAIEKSARYKHEKEEGSDESLSPSMSDSAPVPAGINNDVLEARIKDLPFYCLGFGASDPEDTLRTRIWASLRTQTLYRTISGFMNYSKAIKLLYRIENPSMIQFYAADEEALDNDLNAMANRKFKMVVAMQRYAQFTPDETECVEFIWKAYPEIMVSYLLEEPNPNDPDGEPIYYSCLTDGTCSVDPKTGRRENVYKIRLSGNPILGDGKSDNQNNAIIFYRGEYIQVIDANQDNYLEECLKIRSVLGEFEEMEMDNFIPYIPGIEYQEQPPPVAIIGAREYIFSENIGVLGDIAAGKEQTFGTLFARTLAEIGAKLHYGHPDFLNAIFMTTRGGISKAQKGLHLNEDIYAGMNAICRGGRIKHSDYYQCGKGRDLGFGSILNFTTKIGAGMGEQLLSREYYYLGTQLSIDRFLTFFYAHPGFHLNNLFITLSVQLFFLLLLNLGALNHETITCMYNKDIPITNLERPIGCYNLQPVLHWVTIFVLSIFIVFFISFAPLLIQELLEKGIWKACSRFIHHLLCMAPLFEVFVCQIYSNALFSNVTFGGAKYIPTGRGFAITRMDFHHLYSRFAATSIYSGSRIFLMLLFATTSMWQPALLWFWITVVSLSLAPFIFNPHQYSFVSYFVDYRNFVKWLFRGNSRYHPDSWSSYVKSSRSQYTGYKKKLIGDKSELSVRDTKKAAIGNLLFAEVLIPFFTVLFSVTAYTFINAQTGVSGVTPTHALIRLAIITFIPIIVNALVLGMLFGLSFAAAPILIYCCQRTGAAIAGIALCASVAVYIVDFELMWFLEGWNFTRALLLLITCINIQNFLFKIVSICILTREYKNNKSHIAWWSGKWYNTGIGWQVIFQPAREYLVKIIESSFFAGDFILGHWLLFLQTPILFFPYIDHWHSTMLFWLKPGNLISGELIFTNKQRKARRSIVRRYTLLYFLIMTIFIALLVAPIVAQQYVPDGAKLFSGSPLDGLAQPNNQDNNDTDTKAPRTILRTTPRMPQFKTVR, via the coding sequence ATGAACTTCCAGAATCCAAGCCCCGCGTTATCGCAGACGGACTTGCAGTACCCGGCATGGTGCCAGGACGACCAGGTGCCGGTGACCAAGAGCGAGCTCAAGGACATCTTCGACGACTTGGCACGGAAGTTTGGGTTCCAGCAGTCTTCGAAGGAAAACATGTACCACCACTTGCTCACGCAGTTGGACTCGAGGGCGAGCCGGACGACGGCACAGGCAGCGTTGATCTCGTTGCACGCGTCGTACATCGGTGGAGACTGCGCGAACTACAAGAAGTGGTACTTCGCGGCACAGTTGAATCTCGACGAGGAGATAGGATTTTCCAACATGAGGTTGCAGGGCAAGTCGCACAAGCGCAACAAGCGGATTGCGAAGGAGAAGGGGATCTCGATcaaggagcagcagcggtTGTGGAAGGAGCGGCAGGAGGAGTTCATGAAGAACCACCCGAAGATCGTGATGACGCCGGGGGAGCGGGACGACGACTCGAGCTTCAAGGCGGCGGACTTCAAGTGGAAACTCCGCATGCGCGACTTGACGCCGGCGCAGATGGCGCGGCAGTTGGCGCTCTACTTGTTGGTTTGGGGCGAAGCGAACCAGCTCCGGTTCACGCCGGAGTGTCTCTGCTTCATATTCAAGTGTGCGTACGACTACGACACGCGCGTGTTGGAGGCGGGCAGCAAGGTGCCGGACAAGCAGGAGTTTGCGTACTTGAACGATATTGTTACGCCCATTTACCGGTTTCTCCGGAACCAGATATACGAGGTGGGGCTACGCGGGAAGCTACTTCGGCGCGACAACGACCACAAAGATATTATTGGCTATGATGATGTGAACCAGTTGTTCTGGTACCCCGAGGGAATAGAGAGGATAGTACTAAAAAACGGAGACCGTCTTGTCGATAAATCAGCAGAGGAGCGCTACGAGTACTTGAGAGAAGTCGCCTGGGACAAAGTGTTCTATAAGACTTATCGCGAGTCGCGGAGCTGGATGCATTGCGCGACCAACTTCAATCGTATTTGGATTATTCACTTCGCCACATTCTGGTTCTTCACGTCATTCAATGCGCCGACACTATACACCAAGAATTACATTCAGTTATTGAACAATCAGCCCACCATGCAGTCGCGGTTCTCGGCCATAGCGCTTGGTGGTGCTGTAACATGCCTTGTCCAAATTGTTGCCACTTTGTTTGAATGGACATTTGTGCCTCGGGAATGGCCTGGCGCACAGCATTTGTCGAGAAGAATGCTCGGCTTAATCATCTGTTTTGTCATAAACTTCGGACCATCGGTCTATGTGTTTGGCTTTTTTGATCTCGACGAGCACTCGAGGTCTGCATACGTGATATCGATCGTTCAATTCGTGATCGCCCTCACTACTACTTTTTTTTTTGCAATGAGACCCTTGGGCGGCTTATTCACGTCATATTTACAAAGGGGAAAACATAAGAGGAGGTATGTTTCTTCACAGACCTTCACTGCATCGTTCCCAAAGTTGACTGGGAGAAGTAAATGGTTTTCACGTGGCTTGTGGATTTGCGTCTTTGTTGCAAAATTCCTTGAATCATACTTCTTTTTGACGCTTTCGCTTAGGGATCCCATAAGAGTCCTATCCATCTTGGATATGAGCAGATGTCGTGGCGACCGGCTATTGCGTGACTTCTTATGTCGTTGGCAACCAAGCATCACGTTATTCTTGATGTTGCTGACGGACTTGGTACTATTCTTTTTGGATACATACCTTTGGTACATTATTTGCAACTGTATCTTTTCCATTATGTTGTCGTTTTCATTGGGAACTTCTATCTTGACGCCATGGAAGAATATTTATTCCAGATTGCCAAAGAGAATTTACACCAAAATATTGGCTACATCCGAGATGGATATCAAATACAAGCCCAAAATTCTAATATCCCAAGTATGGAATGCAATTGTTATCTCAATGTACCGTGAGCATCTCCTATCGATTGATCACGTTCAGAAGTTATTATATCAGCAAGTGGATTCCATATATCAAGACAAAAGAACTCTAAAGTCGCCCACTTTTTTCCTTGCGCAAGATGATTCTACCTTCAAGTCTATGGAATTCTTCCCTCGGAATTCCGAAGCGCAAAGAAGGTTATCATTTTTTGCACAATCTTTATCCACACCTATCATTGATCCAATACCTGTTGAATGTATGCCAACTTTTACTGTTCTAATCCCGCACTATGCTGAAAAGCTAATGCTAAAGCTAAAAGAGATAATAAAAGAGGAATCTCCGAAGAGCAGAATCACACTCTTAGAATATCTTAAACATCTCCACCCCACAGAATGGGAATGTTTTGTCCATGACACAAAGCTTTTGGCTATCGAAAAGAGCGCGAGATACAAACATGAGAAAGAGGAGGGTTCCGATGAATCTCTGTCTCCGTCTATGTCTGATAGTGCGCCAGTTCCAGCTGGGATCAATAACGATGTATTGGAGGCAAGAATAAAGGATTTGCCATTTTATTGCTTGGGATTCGGGGCATCAGATCCTGAGGACACATTGCGGACAAGAATATGGGCTTCCTTGAGAACACAAACGTTATATCGAACCATATCAGGCTTCATGAATTATTCTAAGGCCATTAAATTATTGTATCGTATCGAGAACCCGTCAATGATACAATTTTATGCTGCAGATGAAGAGGCGTTGGATAACGATTTAAACGCAATGGCAAATAGGAAGTTTAAGATGGTTGTCGCTATGCAGAGATATGCTCAGTTTACCCCAGATGAGACAGAATGTGTAGAGTTTATTTGGAAGGCATACCCAGAAATTATGGTATCGTATTTGTTAGAGGAGCCAAACCCGAATGACCCCGATGGAGAGCCCATATATTATTCCTGTTTGACAGACGGAACTTGCTCTGTCGATCCCAAAACAGGAAGGCGTGAAAATGTATATAAGATACGTCTTTCTGGAAATCCAATTCTAGGTGATGGTAAATCAGATAATCAAAATAACGCAATAATATTTTATCGTGGCGAATATATTCAAGTTATCGATGCTAATCAGGATAATTACTTGGAAGAATGTTTGAAGATCCGTTCGGTACTTGGTGAATTTGAAGAGATGGAAATGGATAATTTTATTCCATATATTCCGGGAATAGAGTACCAAGAGCAGCCACCACCGGTCGCTATTATTGGGGCTAGAGAATATATCTTTTCTGAAAATATTGGTGTTCTTGGTGATATCGCAGCTGGTAAAGAGCAAACCTTTGGTACCCTTTTTGCAAGAACCCTAGCAGAAATTGGAGCAAAATTACACTATGGGCATCCTGATTTCTTAAATGCGATTTTCATGACTACAAGAGGTGGTATCTCGAAGGCACAGAAGGGTCTACATCTAAATGAAGACATATATGCAGGAATGAATGCTATATGTCGTGGAGGTAGGATTAAGCACAGTGACTACTACCAGTGTGGGAAAGGCCGTGATCTTGGGTTTGGAAGTATCTTGAACTTTACCACGAAAATTGGCGCCGGGATGGGAGAGCAGCTATTGTCTAGGGAATACTACTATTTGGGCACACAACTTTCAATAGATCGTTTTTTGACATTCTTCTATGCACACCCTGGTTTCCACTTGAATAACTTATTCATCACATTGTCTGTCCAGTTGTTCTTCCTATTATTGTTAAATTTGGGGGCTTTGAACCATGAAACTATTACATGTATGTACAACAAAGACATCCCAATTACCAATTTAGAAAGACCAATAGGATGTTACAACCTTCAGCCTGTTTTGCATTGGGTTACAATTTTTGTCTTATCCATTTTCATTGTGTTCTTCATCTCCTTTGCACCGCTTTTAATTCAAGAATTACTTGAGAAGGGAATTTGGAAGGCCTGTTCGAGGTTCATCCACCACTTATTATGCATGGCCCCATTATTTGAAGTATTTGTCTGCCAGATATACTCCAATGCACTATTTAGCAATGTTACTTTCGGCGGAGCCAAATACATTCCAACAGGCAGAGGCTTTGCAATTACTAGGATGGATTTCCACCATCTATACTCCAGATTTGCGGCTACGTCCATATATTCCGGGTCGAGAATATTTTTGATGTTGTTATTTGCCACAACATCGATGTGGCAACCGGCATTATTGTGGTTTTGGATTACTGTTGTATCATTGAGTTTGGCGCCATTTATTTTCAATCCTCACCAATATTCCTTTGTCAGCTACTTTGTCGATTATCGCAACTTCGTCAAGTGGTTATTCCGGGGAAATAGTAGATATCACCCAGATTCGTGGTCATCTTATGTTAAATCGTCCAGGTCGCAATACACCGGCTATAAAAAGAAGCTCATTGGTGATAAATCTGAACTTAGCGTCCGGGATACCAAAAAGGCTGCTATCGGTAACTTATTATTTGCGGAGGTACTTATCCCATTTTTCACTGTTTTGTTTAGTGTCACTGCTTACACATTTATCAATGCGCAGACGGGTGTAAGTGGCGTAACACCAACACATGCACTTATCAGACTTGCGATCATAACTTTTATCCCTATCATTGTCAACGCACTGGTTTTAGGAATGCTATTTGGGCTTTCCTTCGCTGCTGCCCCAATTCTAATTTACTGTTGCCAGAGGACAGGAGCTGCTATAGCCGGTATTGCGCTCTGCGCTTCAGTTGCAGTTTATATCGTCGACTTTGAACTCATGTGGTTTTTGGAGGGATGGAATTTCACGCGGGCGCTACTTCTATTGATCACTTGCATCAATATTCAAAACTTTTTGTTTAAGATAGTCTCCATCTGCATTTTAACGAGGGAGTACAAAAACAACAAGTCTCACATCGCATGGTGGTCTGGGAAATGGTACAACACCGGAATCGGGTGGCAAGTAATCTTCCAACCCGCCCGTGAGTATTTAGTTAAGATCATTGAGTCCAGCTTTTTCGCAGGCGACTTTATCCTCGGTCACTGGTTGTTGTTCTTACAGACGCCAATCCTTTTTTTCCCCTACATTGACCACTGGCACTCCACCATGCTCTTCTGGTTGAAGCCCGGTAACCTAATTTCCGGTGAGTTGATCTTCACCAACAAGCAGCGCAAAGCCAGGCGCTCCATTGTTCGCCGTTATACTTTGCTCTACTTTCTCATTATGACTATCTTCATTGCGTTGTTGGTGGCTCCAATTGTTGCGCAACAATACGTGCCGGATGGCGCCAAGCTTTTCTCAGGCAGTCCACTTGATGGCTTAGCACAGCCTAATAATCAAGACAATAATGACACTGACACCAAAGCACCCAGAACAATTCTCAGGACTACGCCACGCATGCCGCAATTCAAAACGGTCAGGTAA
- a CDS encoding glycoside hydrolase family 72 protein (Syntenic homolog of Saccharomyces cerevisiae YMR307W (GAS1); Tandem gene duplication in this genome): MLFNKLAAVAALGSLVTAATSSSGEVPEIVIKGNKFFYSNNGTQFFMRGIAYQTDGHDGSGSNKYVDPLADFKTCSRDIPYLQQLRTNVIRVYALDGKKDHTECMKALADAGIYVIADLSEPSLSINRNSPEWSVELYDRYTQVVDELQKYKNVLGFFAGNEVTNEVNNTEASAFVKAAVRDTKAYIKQKGYRKIPVGYAANDDAKFRDEITAYFACGSNEERADFYGFNVYSWCGDSSFEKSGYSDRTKEFSRLPVPAFFSEYGCNEVKPRKFTDVAALYGDQMTDVWSGGIVYMYFQEANEYGLVTVKGDKVSTLSDFSYYSAQIAKASPTGVQSASYTPSITSLECPTIADNWKAASSLPPTPSKDACKCMMDALSCVVNDSVDKEDYGKLFGYLCGSDKKLCNGIAVDASKGEYGAFSYCSGKEKLSYLLNEYYKANGKSSSACAFSGSASLRKPTEAATCAAVLSSASAGLPAGGNASGSSGAATSTGGSGEPKPSMGTANAKYNMLNVLISSAATLSVFMGFGLIFI; the protein is encoded by the coding sequence ATGTTATTCAATAAGCTAGCAGCTGTTGCGGCGCTTGGTTCGCTGGTGACGGCCGCAACCTCGTCTTCCGGCGAGGTACCGGAAATCGTAATCAAAGGGAACAAGTTCTTCTATTCCAACAACGGGACGCAGTTCTTTATGCGCGGCATTGCGTATCAAACTGACGGGCACGATGGCAGTGGATCGAACAAGTACGTAGACCCTCTGGCTGATTTCAAGACGTGCTCGCGGGATATCCCATATCTGCAGCAACTTCGGACTAATGTTATCCGTGTCTACGCTTTGGACGGCAAGAAGGACCACACGGAGTGTATGAAAGCGCTTGCAGACGCCGGAATTTACGTGATTGCAGACTTGTCCGAGCCTTCCTTGTCTATCAACAGAAACTCTCCTGAATGGTCCGTCGAGCTATACGACCGCTACACGCAGGTTGTTGACGAGCTGCAGAAGTATAAGAATGTTTTGGGGTTTTTCGCGGGTAACGAAGTCACTAACGAAGTGAACAACACTGAGGCTTCTGCCTTCGTGAAGGCTGCTGTGCGTGACACCAAGGCATACATCAAGCAGAAGGGCTATCGGAAGATTCCTGTGGGTTATGCAGCCAACGACGACGCGAAGTTCAGAGATGAGATTACGGCCTACTTTGCCTGTGGTTCCAACGAGGAGCGCGCTGACTTCTACGGCTTCAACGTCTACTCGTGGTGTGGCGACTCTTCCTTTGAGAAGTCTGGCTACTCTGACAGAACCAAGGAGTTCTCTCGTTTGCCAGTTCCAGCTTTCTTTTCTGAATATGGCTGTAATGAAGTCAAACCAAGAAAGTTCACGGATGTTGCCGCGCTATACGGCGACCAGATGACCGATGTGTGGTCGGGTGGTATCGTCTACATGTACTTCCAGGAGGCGAATGAGTACGGACTGGTCACTGTTAAGGGAGACAAGGTCAGCACTTTGTCAGACTTCAGCTATTATTCTGCGCAGATCGCAAAGGCGTCACCAACCGGCGTTCAATCTGCGTCCTACACACCAAGCATCACTTCTTTGGAATGCCCAACTATCGCTGATAACTGGAAGGCCGCTAGTTCTTTGCCACCTACGCCAAGCAAGGATGCTTGTAAGTGTATGATGGACGCTTTGTCTTGCGTGGTCAACGACAGCGTTGACAAGGAGGATTACGGCAAGCTTTTCGGATATTTGTGCGGCTCGGACAAAAAACTATGCAACGGCATTGCGGTTGACGCTTCCAAGGGTGAGTACGGCGCCTTTTCTTACTGTTCTGGGAAGGAAAAGCTCTCCTACTTGTTGAACGAGTACTACAAGGCCAACGGCAAGTCTTCCAGTGCCTGCGCTTTCAGTGGCTCCGCTTCCTTGCGCAAGCCTACTGAAGCTGCTACCTGTGCTGCCGTTCTAAGTTCGGCTAGCGCCGGTCTCCCTGCTGGCGGCAACGCTTCCGGGTCTTCTGGCGCAGCAACTTCCACTGGTGGCAGCGGGGAACCGAAGCCAAGTATGGGTACCGCAAACGCAAAATATAACATGCTCAATGTATTGATATCCTCGGCAGCTACCCTTTCGGTATTCATGGGATTCGGGCTAATCTTCATTTAA
- a CDS encoding AGL351Wp (Syntenic homolog of Saccharomyces cerevisiae YMR307W (GAS1); Tandem gene duplication in this genome), with product MLQTAIYGTVACLLQAVVAQRNNGGAALSATAGTAPSIATSSPSTNKVPPIEIHGNKFFYSNNGSQFYMKGIAYQAETSDASASATINDPLADYESCSRDLPYLLELNTNTLRVYAVNSSLDHSRCMELFESNGIYIVADLSEPALSINRNNPEWSLKLFERYAGVVDEMQKYSNVLGFFAGNEVTNEINNTAASAFVKAAIRDTKAYIKEKGYREIPVGYSTNDDSNFRQEIADYFACGSQEEKADFYGFNVYSWCGDSTFEKSGYSDRTKEFSNLGIPVFFSEYGCNEVRPRKFGEVSALYGSDMTDVWSGGIVYMYFEETNQYGLVTVDSSGRVSTNDDYNNLKTALATISPSSANKDSYTASSGSVACPTTGSNWQAATSLPPSPQKDVCDCIKSALRCVISPDVDQKDYSELFGYLCSEADVDCSDISADGTTGNYGAFSFCDDETKLSYLLNKYYQEKGRSSSSACDFSGSATLVSATGTASTCVPTSTGINLGSSSSNSGSGRGDSTTATSSAAAAADAIQPNTFSMALFIPTALVFMLTGFGIAMS from the coding sequence ATGTTGCAGACAGCGATATACGGAACGGTTGCATGCCTCCTACAGGCTGTGGTCGCACAGAGAAACAATGGTGGGGCAGCGCTTAGCGCGACAGCCGGCACGGCGCCCTCGATTGCGACCTCCAGTCCTTCGACCAACAAGGTGCCGCCTATTGAGATCCATGGAAACAAGTTCTTCTATTCAAACAACGGCTCCCAGTTTTACATGAAGGGGATTGCATACCAGGCGGAGACGTCTGACGCTTCTGCGAGTGCCACGATCAACGACCCGCTAGCGGATTATGAGAGCTGTTCCCGGGATTTGCCGTACTTGTTGGAGCTAAACACCAACACGCTTCGGGTATATGCAGTGAACAGTAGCTTGGACCATTCAAGATGCATGGAACTTTTTGAAAGCAACGGGATTTATATTGTTGCGGATTTATCGGAACCAGCACTATCGATCAACAGAAACAACCCTGAATGGTCTTTGAAGCTTTTCGAAAGATATGCAGGTGTGGTTGACGAAATGCAGAAATACAGCAATGTGTTGGGGTTCTTTGCAGGAAATGAAGTAACTAACGAGATAAATAATACGGCAGCTTCCGCTTTTGTGAAAGCTGCTATTCGTGACACTAAGGCATACATTAAGGAAAAGGGCTATAGGGAAATTCCAGTGGGGTACTCAACCAATGATGACAGTAACTTTAGACAAGAGATTGCGGATTACTTTGCGTGCGGGTCTCAAGAGGAGAAGGCGGACTTCTATGGGTTCAACGTCTATTCATGGTGCGGAGATTCTACCTTTGAAAAATCAGGCTACTCAGACAGAACGAAGGAGTTTTCCAACTTGGGTATCCCAGTGTTCTTCTCCGAATATGGCTGTAACGAAGTCAGGCCTCGGAAGTTTGGCGAAGTTTCTGCTCTATACGGTAGCGATATGACAGATGTCTGGTCAGGAGGTATTGTATACATGTATTTTGAAGAAACCAATCAATACGGCTTGGTAACCGTCGACAGCAGTGGCCGCGTTTCTACCAACGATGACTATAACAACTTGAAGACAGCATTGGCCACAATTTCGCCATCATCTGCAAACAAAGATTCATACACCGCAAGTTCTGGCTCTGTCGCATGTCCTACAACTGGCTCAAACTGGCAAGCAGCAACTAGCTTACCACCATCACCACAAAAGGATGTTTGTGATTGTATAAAGAGTGCATTAAGATGTGTCATTTCTCCAGATGTCGACCAGAAGGATTACTCGGAATTATTTGGCTATCTATGCTCCGAAGCGGACGTTGATTGTTCAGACATTTCTGCCGATGGAACTACAGGAAACTATGGAGCATTTTCCTTCTGCGACGACGAGACCAAGCTATCATACCTATTGAACAAGTATTACCAAGAAAAGGGCAGgtcctcctcctctgcATGTGACTTCAGCGGCTCTGCAACGCTAGTCTCCGCCACAGGCACAGCATCTACATGTGTTCCTACATCTACCGGGATAAACTTGGGCTCATCTTCATCCAACAGCGGCAGTGGCAGAGGTGACAGCACTACCGCCACCTCTtcagcagccgcagccgcagATGCTATTCAACCGAACACCTTCTCAATGGCTTTATTCATCCCTACCGCTTTAGTATTTATGCTTACCGGTTTTGGCATAGCTATGTCTTGA
- the PXR1 gene encoding telomerase inhibitor (Syntenic homolog of Saccharomyces cerevisiae YGR280C (PXR1)) — protein sequence MGLAATKTKQRFGLDPRNTTWSNDKSRFGHKYLEKLGWEPGKGLGHASHAMSTHIKVTIKDDTMGLGAKLKKKEKKDEFDSGECAGLDVFQRILGRLNGKEEVIADELEKQRKENIINGKWGIHFVKGEVLSSTWDADTMQLKSYSYDKKEITADDAEDAKVSGKHRDRKSRAKREKSNNAALKEKCRDIDRTRKSKRKEKEQEKEKNREKKHNGKEHKEKEHKEKKDKKDKKEKKEKKEKKEKKEKKHKEKSNKRLRSSDSIDDPEATKPSKKSKTKAADSDNVTRDSMLQPRASAASPPPTISTRLSVRSKWIRQKRAAVMDPKALNEIFMVT from the coding sequence ATGGGGTTGGCAGCTACTAAGACCAAGCAGAGATTTGGTCTAGATCCTAGGAACACCACTTGGAGCAATGATAAGTCAAGATTTGGTCACAAATATCTGGAAAAGCTAGGTTGGGAACCAGGAAAGGGCCTTGGCCATGCCTCGCATGCGATGTCGACGCATATTAAGGTGACAATTAAGGACGATACGATGGGTCTGGGCGCAAAACTCAAGAAGAAAGAGAAGAAAGACGAGTTTGACAGCGGAGAGTGTGCAGGGCTAGATGTCTTCCAGAGGATCCTGGGTAGATTAAACGGCAAGGAAGAAGTAATTGCTGATGAGTTAGAAAAACAGCGGAAAGAAAACATTATCAACGGCAAGTGGGGTATCCACTTTGTCAAGGGAGAGGTACTTTCTAGCACTTGGGATGCCGACACCATGCAGCTGAAAAGCTACAGTTACGATAAAAAGGAAATCACGGCAGATGACGCTGAGGATGCTAAGGTCAGCGGTAAGCACAGAGATCGGAAATCAAGGGCCAAGAGGGAGAAAAGCAACAACGCTGCTCTGAAGGAAAAGTGTCGCGATATAGATAGGACCCGGAAGAGTAAGAGGAAAGAGAAAGAGCAGGAGAAAGAAAAGAACAGAGAGAAGAAGCATAACGGGAAGGAGCATAAGGAGAAGGAGCAtaaggagaagaaggacaagaaggacaagaaggagaagaaggagaagaaggagaagaaggagaagaaggagaaaAAGCATAAGGAGAAGAGCAACAAGAGGCTACGGTCCTCTGATTCTATCGATGATCCAGAAGCAACCAAACCTTCGAAAAAGTCGAAAACCAAAGCTGCTGACTCAGATAATGTAACTAGAGACAGTATGCTACAGCCTCGCGCCTCAGCTGCATCGCCTCCACCAACCATTTCTACGAGGCTTTCGGTACGGTCGAAGTGGATCAGACAGAAGCGTGCTGCTGTGATGGATCCCAAGGCCTTAAATGAAATATTTATGGTGACGTAG